Within Aricia agestis chromosome Z, ilAriAges1.1, whole genome shotgun sequence, the genomic segment TTTCCGCCTCTCTAGCGTCGGTATTGGCTTGTCCGACCTATCACACAAAATAAACTTagttaaactaaaataaattaatattttggttGCGTAACTGGGTCCTTCAGAAAGTTCCATTCGATAATTTTAACAGGGAAGTTAGTTTAATTACTCAGTTAAGCCCTTAACTGACTTTGCTTACGACATGGTGCTTGCAATGCCTTTTGTTAAATCACAAACatttatacttacctaatttccTAACTTACTCATCGAAATTattgaatttgaataataatcagccaagttGGCATTTATTCAAGCATTACACACACTTTTACTGACTGTAGAATTATTATCCAGAATATGTTTGTAGAAAGAAAAAAATTCAATAGACGAAATTTTACCAACTCTAAAAAATCTTGTCATCTCTCTCGTCCTTCGTATTAACGAAAGAGAAGGAAACGTTTAAAATTAACACGTGTCGGTGAAATGGggcaaaatatttaatgtttaccTTCATCTTGGCGTCGCTAGTAAGCTGCATGTTTTCTTCAGCTTGTTTCTTCAAATCGTCTATCTGTTTTGCGGTTCCTTGTACGCGTGCTACAAAAGAGacgagttattattatattattatcgacATACTAATAAAAAcctaaatttgtttttttttttaattcaatttaccCCGTGGGAGGCACCcgaggaaaagtaactccgtcaaaaaacatgatctacaatacttgtcaaaaatgtatacCTTAGGTACACAGACATAattcaagatagataccgcatgtcgcttcatttgtatggaaacgagcgtgccacttttttatagctactgtcacgtaccgatgataagaaaagtgcccattatctaggccaacgtttctatttgaatttctacagctcaatacggcacttttagacatttagggcgtttgtgcactacacgaaattttaccatccggcgcggcgcggcatctcgatttcctaccttatttatatggcaaacgtgaaggtttgaacgccggacggtaaaattccgtgtagtgcacaaacgcccttaggcatttttaaaactcCAATTGACGTCtaattccgatagcagactacagaacagactttcgaaaaacgagcattgctcgtcatttgggagcgcgatatggcacgcgaagtacggTATCTATCATTATCTATGTCTGgggttcgaaaggaaccaaaatggtaatagtatgggagttacgtttccttagtttttattattcgtaggtgggTGCCATTCgtttttccgcaataaaaagtagcaaaaatatttatttatttcttaaatttaaataatttcttgtGCATGTACAGACCAAAGTTAATTGAGACGGATCTTCTGCCTTCTGAACTTCCTTAGGAAGtgcctttaataataattaatggtagCAGTTACTCTTGACATTAGAAGTCAGAAGGTAACTTACTTGAAAGTTTGTCAGCTTCGTCCAAAAGTCGACCAGCCTCACCCCTGGAAGACGAGGCCTTCTTCCTTATTTCGTGAGCTGCCTGTTAAGAAAAAAAGCTTTTTAGTAGTAGCTTCGAGGAATTAAGCTCTACTTTATTTTCTAAGGAATTATGACAGCAACTCATATAAAAAATGGTCAAGTGCCAGTGCCAAAATATGGCTAATTTATAAAAAACCAAACTAATAATCAATTAAATATATCCGCTTCAAAattgaatttcaaaattttacccaaacatacatacttacatacatacagaacaagttaaataaaagctatttaaaaaagaatttcCTGCctgcttagtcaaaatgcatttgCCAGGAGATGACAAAACGCATCGCTAAGTAGTAAGTGCCATGGCGCTTGCGTTATATaaactcataaagttaatatacctagcggaatagagaaacaaaggcctgagcaagagagatgtcactatcagtaacactgcgtagtaaaaagggacgtgtgatacatgacagcagcactctttttttgacgtccagtcggcacgtgcctcacgttgacaatttaatctcatagaaatcatgttcaatcatgcttgtgtaagtgtatacgttcacatatttttacacacagatgaaacaaATTTCGgcttcgtttgacagctcgagattgttgctctattccgctaggtatattaactttatgtataaACTACATTTTTGACTTCGCTATCGTAACTGATTATAACTGACACTCTGTTCCAATATAAACTTACTTCGGATGCCTTATCGGCGTACTGTTTTTGTGCCTGCTGAGCCAAGTCCCTCGCTTCCTTCGCCTTGTCACTGGCATCGTTCAACTCCTGGATAATATTCTGGATGTTCAGATCGGCTGTTGCCACCTTCTCTTGTACTTCTGGCACATCCAGCGCGGCCTGTTCCGCTCTCTGGCGAGATTCTGTCACTTGGTCACTGAACTCTGTAAAGCAATGCggcgttattacttattataataggataatatattactgcagacatgggcgccggcagaaataataataataataatatctatggacgcttcacgccacgtcagtctggccccgtgccaagtacctgaaggacttgtgttacgggtaccagacagcggaaatatatttaatacttttatactatacatatatttaagatttttattatattatacacataattaatacacatccatgaactttgaaaaactttttgttccgtcggcgggattcgaacccacgacccccggcttgagctaccaatagcccaccaactgagccacagaggtcgtcaataaaaaagaaataaattccAAGgagtgcagattttagttttcttttatttttactttttgctattaacagtgactgtctatttacgtcaacagagTACATATTTTAGTGCCGTTtacattacgaactatctttgtacggcatggtaatagggttacaggcggcttttaatttcaataattcctgttgatcccgagattcccaaggggtgcaagtgcaccacctagcacccccctgccggcgcccatgactGCAATGTATTCaagctagaggcagcaccagcacagacggTGAACAAAAAGATTTGTTAGACGTTTCtgacaatattttgatattttttgtgcaatatgtcagattttggtccgattatttattgtaataaatgtGCTCTGCCTCTGTTCCgatctttgcgtaatattccctattgtaTGTACATGTATGGATTTTTTATCCTACCTAtaactgtgacgtaccgatgataagaaacgtgtccattatctatgccaacgtttctattcgaatttctacagcccAATACGGCAAAATTAtacatttaggcatttttaaaattccgattgacgtcagattctgatagcagactaaagaacacaatttcgaaagacgagcattgctcgtcgtttagGAACGCggtatggcacgcgaagtaccatcgaggaagttgattcctatgtaattgacagaccaacgttatttggtcgaatatgtcaattcaatgttaattgtgatctgtcagctgggtttgacgtaacgcaatcaaactacttaggtccccgatttgcataggaatcaacttctctgatagtacatcttgatctatgtctgtggtacaCTGTTATTATAGCGAGACTTGGCACGAAAATGTATACacacaaattttattaaattaaggcACGAATCACGATTTTGATTCTAGTGATATAGATAttaaatatctaaaaatttttatgtgcatataattaaaaaaacatatattttcGGACATTGTTAATAGTACTACTTTATTGTTACCTCAAATTGTTTACTATTTAGTAATTACGAATATCTTCAAAATTGCATAGGTACATATTTATTATGGTGATTTTTGTTTTCATTACCTACTACAATCTTCCAAGAAAGACTTACCTTTTAGAGTTTTGTATATTTCATTGGCGTCTTTCAAAGTGGCGTTAGTAAGTTCGACGTCATTTTTCGCCTGCGCTTGTATTTCGTCTAACTTGACCAACAGATCGTTTAGTTCGTCCTGTCTGTCGTGTCCCTGTTCTAGAATGTCTTTCCCTCTTTGAGTTTCTTGTTCTAATGCGTGAAGAGTATTTTCGTTCTTCTCAATAATGTTGTCCAACTCTGCTAACTTAACGTCGATCTAAAacggattaaaaaataatgaaatctgTGAGTCTTTGATCCTTAATGTGTAAAGATGTGATTGAAATTTGTAGATACATCTTGGGATACAAAAAATACACGAAATATAATAAACGCATCCGAGGTTTTTTGACGTTAAACTCGTTTAGTGCTTAACTTTTTGAAGATAGCCAATATAACTAGTAAATAGACTAGATCATAGATAACTAGAAAATTGTATCAAAAACCTTAGCAACAATACATTTATTGATTGCTGAACTGAAACAGCAACTTACAGTTTTATTCATTTCCATCGAATCGTGATGTAATTTGTCCATCTTGATATCAGGTAACAGAGTTGTGTTCACTTCGGCATATAGCCCTAAAGCTTCGTCGTAGACTCCTTTAGCCCGCTTCAAGGCCTGGTCGGCCAATTCAGTCATGCTATTTAATTTACCTGACGCTGCATTCAATTCGTTAGCCAAAATTTGAACTTCATTGCTGAAATTgagatataaatatattacattacTTATTGAGGGAGAGTTCCAAAATATAACCAAGTATACTAACCAATACTAGTGACGTCAATAATAGATTCCATAGGTACTGTTGATTCGCCCCGAAGTCCGAACTACcgtcaataaactttattgTGATGTCAGATACCATTATTGCAATTAATATGACATATTATACTACTAATAAGTGACACAATGTGTCTTACCTGTACAATATGGCGTCGGATTGAAGATGTTATGAGcactggccagtatactgggtaTAATTTCGGAACTCATTATAAATTGATTACATCAAACTTCTTATTTCAATAACACAtcaatatttaaacatttacaAACCTGATGTTAGCTTGTTTGGTAATTCCCTCCTTAGCGATTGAGTGAGCTTGCTGAGATGTATTAAAAGCCTTCTCGGCTATATCTCTGATATTTTTGGCTTCATTTTCTAGTTTTTCCGCAAGTAATCTAGACTCTTTAGCTAGAGCTGACATGTCCACCGACTGTTTACCGAATTGGTCGGATCTGTTGCGAGCTTTCGCTAAGGCGGCTGCTCCTTCCCCGTCAAGATATTCCAAGGCACTCTGTAAATACAATTCATTTTCTTGAACTGCAAGAGTTTCAATCAGTCTGAAGTGGCATAGAGAATAGGGATTACCACGAGCCCCTCGAAAACTTACTAATAATCTAGGAGCTAACAACATAATCCAGTATCGAGTTATGATTCTTTTATAGGGTGTAACTAAAATACTTTACACGCGGTTTAGGTATCAACGAATGTAAAAACTGTAGTTTCAGAAAGTATCTCAAACTAGAGCAGctatttttatattaacaaCTGACCATTTGGGATCGttaattgaaacaaaatttatctatttataactaaaataacatcacaacaacataacaaaaatacTATCATCTATTTTACACTTACGTTGATTTCTTTCTGAGCGGCCTCTATGGTGTTTTCTGCTTTGGAGGCATTGCTCCTACTCTTTTCCACAGACTCATTACCTTCATAGCTTTCGTCTTCTATTTTGTACAGCAtgttactaaaatgtaaaaaatgacAGTTTCAAAACACCGGCGCGGCGGTGGACATAGGGCGCCCATATTCGACACATTTAGAGAggattatacaagatgttagtgtaaacaatgttatccttgaaaccatcaaatgagcccatcaaaatgaacaactttttttatgagaataatcatgggaactaaaaaaaacggtcttcatatccatacaaattgctgatccgggcatccgtatgggtatgaagacggcattttcttttgagttcccagcattgttctcatagaaaaagtggTTCATTaagacgggctcatttgatggtttcaaggataacggtgtttacactaacacactgtatatttaatttaaatatattgtgattgaatattttttaataacatcaCTCTCAGGCAAGTACATTGGTACTTGCCTGACTGTAATGTAGGCGGTTTCTGACTTTTAGGTAACGCATTGAGTATTGACGTTACCTAAAAGTGAGAAACCGCTTATTGTgtgtataatttatttcttactagatgacgcccacaactctgttgcgccaaaattcgtttattgctcaagaaccgtacattttccggggtaaaaagtatcctatgtcctttcccgggactcaaagtatctccataccaaatttcagcagacagacagacagacagatagacacactttcgcatttataatatcagtaatgatatttatattgttataataacaatataataataatgaataagcaataagtatggatatggaaaatGGATTTGTATGTGTGTGAATGTCAATGACAGCAATATCTTACCTGACATCAGCCAGTCTATCAGCCAGCTCAGCCAGGCTGTTGGTGAGACCGTCGCCGGCGCCGTTGCCAAGTTGCTCCTGAGCTTCCTCTACTAGTCGCTCGATATCGTCTCGAACCCGCTGCAATTCGTTGTCGAAGTCCGCATTCTCAACCACTGTGGGAGCCTTCGATATCTTCGCTAGGATCTAAAACGCAACATCAGTGACCTTGAAGTGCCGAAGCGTAGCGTGTCTTGGCGAAGTCCCACTTGAAAATGTGTAAGACGTAAGCACGTTGGCCTGTGGCCTGGGGGCCCCGTATATACGGCGGTAGTTACGCCTCTGTTGAAGTGCTATAAGGCGAATTTTCAGAAGTTCCCCCGATTTCTCGTAATTATATCTAATCTTTGGGCTCGATGGGACCACCTTTGTAGTATATTCCACACATTTAGTTCCGTTCACAGCTAAACACGAAGTTTTGTGCCTTGATTTGCCGTTTGATTATACAGGGTAtaagaaaactaagtgataatttaaATGGGTCTgaacgtgttccttgtagagagttcactattaaattagcagcgctgaaaacccaattttttttacttttgtatgcgTTACGAGTTTCCacagaaatgtgaaaaaattagtTAAGACatcgctgcttctttcacagtgaactctctacgaggaacacgtacgaactctaaaatattatcacttagttttgttacaccttgtataccaGAGCCATAAGTGTACTTACGTCATCTAACTCCTTGAGTTCCTTTCTGTGTTGGTTGACAGCGTCCTGGACTAAGTTGTAACACGGAGGACAGTCCTCGCAGCCACGACCATCGCCTCTTCGCATCTTGTTCTCCATACACCTTGTTTTAAGTCAAGCATTTTCATTATATAAACGTCAGATACTCGATACATAGGTACACATGCCAAAACACTATATTACCACAATAATCTTATGTTATAATCTGAATGTAACAAATaagcgtttttttaaataacagttTTAAACATTTCGATGTTTTCCTGCACTTTATAacgttttaaaatgttttttttcaccttataaAGTTTTTCGTACCATACAAAAATCTGTACTGGTATAccactttttatatttaaaggtggAAACGATATTGACCACACTTCAGTTCGTCACGTGACATTCGTCCTACTTACCTATCACACCGTCGTCCCTCGACGAACTCTTGGCAGGGACACTGGCCGAGCTTGTCGCACTGGTAGTTCGTCGAGCCCCAGTCGTCGCAGTCGCAGTCCTGACAACCCTCCGTCGAGAACCCGTAGTGGTACACGCGACAACGATCGCAATGGAGACTGgaatacaaattaaaactaatttatatgAGCAGATTTTTGGTATCTATTTTTCTATCAGTAATTGATTCATTGGCAGATGCCGGACCTAGGtcatttggttgcgttacgtcaaagtCAGGAgacgactaacattgaattgacataaccgaaccaaatgacgtaggtatgATGGcagctatgaatcaatttctctgatgatGTCTAAGCGCTGATTGCCCTTCGTGTTTCAAGTGAATGTTAAGTTGTGCTTggtgtatataaaaaaaaaatgtaaatattactgcaatgtacCGTTCACTTACCCATCAATACCAGGTTTACAATAACACTGTCCGGTTTCAGGATGGCAGGTGCTGTTGAACGAACCCTCCAGATTGCAGTTGCAAGGTTTGCAGCCTTCCCCAGAATTGATATTGTAATAGCCGTCCTagtaacaaacataataaatgTGATAATAATGTAGTAATATTAagctagtttttagggttccgtacccaaagggtaaaaacggggccctattactaagacttcgatatctgtctgtccgtctgtctgtctccaggctgtaactcaagaacggtaatagctagagagataaaattttcacaggttatgtatttctgctgccgctataacaacaaaatgtactaaaaacaaatactaaattgtatttatattttaataattaattatttatacgtgggagagcctgaAACATATCCATGATAGGCCATAATTGCAGTTTGATCACTTACTGTCCACGCAAGTCTTCTCAAGACATACACGAATCTGTTTAGTTTAGAACAGACTTTGTTTATTTGTGCATGCCAATTGCATTATGTCCATTTGTATACCTAAAAATACGTTCTCATCTACTTGTTGTATAATTTCATCTTTATGTTTGTGTGTTTTTGGATTATTTTCTGGGATGATGTACGTTTATCGATTaaacgtactcctccgaaacggcctgattttaaccaaattttatatgcataggTATTCAGTGGGTCgcagaatcggctactgggtacttattatattgataagtgcatttgttgaataaataatagtaaattattacaactcgagactgacggcgaccattgtttgtgtgacgggatagcgatggacgttgccatggtgacatacttatttagtcacttcaataaaataatatgggcgaaatactttatatggcaaagaaatgtttgccgggacagctagtaactataTGTATAAGATCTGAAGAGCAAATCACAtaagtaacaaacaaagaaagcGGACCTTACATAGTTAAAGCCccgtaaatatattatacatattagtaATTGGGTAAATGTTCTTGTTTACTCTACTGAAAATAATACTTACTTCACATTTATCACAGTTTCGGCCTATGACATGCGGTCGGCAAGAACAGTAGCCGGTCAAGCCGTCGCACTGCGGGGGTCCTTCAGGGCTCTCCAATGTGCCCGCCTCGTGACACATACACGGCTTGCAATCTCCCTTCTTCTTTTGGTCAAGTGCATAGCCGAAGTATCCTAGAAATTAGAGTACTAAAATAGCAAATTTATAGGACAATCAGTCGCAGTATCCGCAAGGGATATCtagaatattatgtcataaatgTATAAAGATAAGTCGCTATAACCGaaagaatttattttaaaagaatgctTATAAATCAAGGGGCGTAAGTTTGACGTCGTTATAATTAAACAGTTAGGGAACttttcctaataataataaggatTATGTTGATTGTTGACCCCATCCGCAGACCCAGCTCCTCCTGGTCGCGCGCGATTTTTATGCGGACTAGATCCGCGCGCGGGCGATGAGCCGATGACACGCATGGCATGGCAGTGGCGTggccaatcgtgttatgctatgggtaattcaaagacaaagacatgataaatactgacaataaactttgatttcttagctttagtcattgctgggAAAAATCGAtaacagccaaattatcaaggcgtcgccttaactcACCACTCAAACACTTGTCGCAATGATCGCCGGCGGTATTGTAAATGCACTTGAGACATTCGCCAGTAGTTCTGTTGCAGTTGCCGACGGCGTTGGGGTCGACGTTGCCGTTACACTGACACTCCTCGCACTCCTGTGCCGGGCCGAACTGACCCGTTGGGTCGCCGAAGTGACCGTCCGCGCAAACTTCGCACCTTGGACCTGTTAAATAGAAAATTCTTTGGAAATGACAGAAATATAACACATGGGCCGTCTTACTGTTAATAGCTGATTCTTCCAGACTACCTTAATATATTTGAGTGGAATTCGTTCTAAATGGTATTTTGAAAGTAGCCGAAATTGAGTTTTTAACTCACTTAATAATTTAAGGATATTTACGGAGCTCTTTTAAGGGTAATATTAATATGCTGTATTTGTCTGTCATTTAACTCTTTCAACGTATAAGTAAAGGCAGACCTACGATAGTGAtacgctgtgtaaatattttcatcAGTATGAGGATTAATGCCTTAATATCtagtatatctataatattgtcatatcattttaaatactgttaattttaatacatacatgatattttgaatgataatattatagtttatactaACAATTTTAAGCTTGAAAAGACACATCAGACAAGCTTACCGGCATAACCAACGGGACAGTCAGTGCACACAATGCTTTGATCCATCAACTGGATACACCCGCTGTCCTTAGGGCACGGGCAGGGCTTGCAGTCGTCTGGCGTACCAGCTATGGCGTTGCCATAGAAACCCTTGGCACACAATTCACAATTGCTGCCAGTCGTATTGTGTTTGCAGATACAGAAACCTggaattgttaaaaataataactgcTGAGCTTATTATCATGGAACAGAACAAAACGACTAACAAAGAATAAGTGATCAAGAATAAACATAGAATTATAAAATTCATTGTAAAAAAAGAGCAACAAACGGAACAATAAACAAACCTGTTGCTGTGTCGCAGATGTGTGCGTGCCCGTTACAATCGCAGGGTATGCAGGTAGAATAAGGGCCGCCGTTCGCTGGCTCGTGTTTGAAGCCCGGCGCACACTCCTCGCAGTAATCACCCACGTACGCTTTAGGACAGGAACATTTCTCGACCCAATTCGCAGCCGCCGAACCCTTTTCCCTTCCGATCTTCGCGGTATCCAACTTGAAGTTCATCAGATATCCCTGGCCGCCCTTATTGTAAGTTCCTCTGATCTTAATGGCGGTCAAATTCTGAAGAATCGACATAAACTCGAAGTTCGATAGTGTGGGTGTCCATCCGTACCTTGGGTCCTCGTGCAATCTAAATTTGTATTCTTGAGCCTAAAACAAtgacataattttaaatattccttcTCTTCCTAAAAACACAATTCGCTTCGCATGCACATAAGAATTCGCTTAAAATACGCCCAGCAACAGGAATTCGCCAATAGCATTTAAACTCAAAATTATTATACCTGATCATTTGGTTCCGGGTTGTTTTGTCCGTATATGTTCATAGACACAGAAGTTCTTGCACCTTCTAGAATAATATCCTGAGACGACGGGTAGCCTCTATCTTCCCCTAGTCGAAGAGTGAACTTAAGATCGTGATTGTACGAAGGTCTTTGGTCTCCAAGGAATTGACTGGCAGCCACAAAGTACACTATATCTGAGTTCTTCGATACAACAGCTAAAAATAGAAAAAGTTAATTGGGAATTTGAGAAATAAGTATGTATAAAAGATGTTTATGATAGCAGGATGGAATATACTTAAAGGAtttttacctatattttgtgtGTTTGCATTAAACTGTAGTTGAGCTGGTTGCTTATTGATATCCTCTGCGCTCCATTTCTCCGCGTCTCTGATAAAGTGCGCGCTTATTTCGTGAGCCTGATACTTTGGTGCCGAGCTACATTGAGAGGAGTGGCCGAAACAGAAGCACGGCGTGCAGCCAAACTCATTCGCAATATCGAGGTTGAAAAATCCGGGTTTACACCTACAAATAATCATGATCAGCAAGGGAAATGACCATAAATGTCT encodes:
- the LOC121738883 gene encoding laminin subunit gamma-1; the protein is MARPLICTHFLTFMTFAFAQDYYQTPWIGSQKLASCYNNEGQPQRCIPEFQNAAFMVQMEATNTCGDNGVKMYCIQTSAGTSTRSCDYCQRDQFSSYYLTDLHYEQDNQTWWQSETMKEGIQYPNQVNLTLHLGKAFDITYVRIVFYSPRPQSFAIYKKTSEDSEWEPYQYFSASCRDTYGVQEQRAAELGAETRALCTSEYSDISPLSGGNVLFSTLEGRPSAFTFDSSPELQEWVTATDLRISLDRLNTFGDEIFGDVQVLQSYWYAIADVAVGARCKCNGHASVCDAQELSDGTRARYCRCEHNTAGRECEKCLDFYNDAPWGRASPTNVHECKACNCNGFSNKCYFDKDLYERTGHGGHCIDCAENRDGANCERCKENFFQGTEEICMPCNCNPIGSRSLQCNAQGKCQCKPGVTGDKCDVCAPNHYEFTNQGCKPCGCNESGSFANTPQCDSETGICLCKQNVEGRQCKECKPGFFNLDIANEFGCTPCFCFGHSSQCSSAPKYQAHEISAHFIRDAEKWSAEDINKQPAQLQFNANTQNIAVVSKNSDIVYFVAASQFLGDQRPSYNHDLKFTLRLGEDRGYPSSQDIILEGARTSVSMNIYGQNNPEPNDQAQEYKFRLHEDPRYGWTPTLSNFEFMSILQNLTAIKIRGTYNKGGQGYLMNFKLDTAKIGREKGSAAANWVEKCSCPKAYVGDYCEECAPGFKHEPANGGPYSTCIPCDCNGHAHICDTATGFCICKHNTTGSNCELCAKGFYGNAIAGTPDDCKPCPCPKDSGCIQLMDQSIVCTDCPVGYAGPRCEVCADGHFGDPTGQFGPAQECEECQCNGNVDPNAVGNCNRTTGECLKCIYNTAGDHCDKCLSGYFGYALDQKKKGDCKPCMCHEAGTLESPEGPPQCDGLTGYCSCRPHVIGRNCDKCEDGYYNINSGEGCKPCNCNLEGSFNSTCHPETGQCYCKPGIDGLHCDRCRVYHYGFSTEGCQDCDCDDWGSTNYQCDKLGQCPCQEFVEGRRCDRCMENKMRRGDGRGCEDCPPCYNLVQDAVNQHRKELKELDDILAKISKAPTVVENADFDNELQRVRDDIERLVEEAQEQLGNGAGDGLTNSLAELADRLADVSNMLYKIEDESYEGNESVEKSRSNASKAENTIEAAQKEINSALEYLDGEGAAALAKARNRSDQFGKQSVDMSALAKESRLLAEKLENEAKNIRDIAEKAFNTSQQAHSIAKEGITKQANISNEVQILANELNAASGKLNSMTELADQALKRAKGVYDEALGLYAEVNTTLLPDIKMDKLHHDSMEMNKTIDVKLAELDNIIEKNENTLHALEQETQRGKDILEQGHDRQDELNDLLVKLDEIQAQAKNDVELTNATLKDANEIYKTLKEFSDQVTESRQRAEQAALDVPEVQEKVATADLNIQNIIQELNDASDKAKEARDLAQQAQKQYADKASEAAHEIRKKASSSRGEAGRLLDEADKLSTRVQGTAKQIDDLKKQAEENMQLTSDAKMKVGQANTDAREAEKQVSKGLEDLKTIMDELQNLPTLDDAALDRLQKNLDKAEGDLIKVDLDGKIKSLTEAKNNHHRWMKQYQDEKDELRAEVDNVKDILNQLPDGCFKRIVLEPTEGPSRGAGYS